Within Dysgonomonas sp. HDW5A, the genomic segment AATTCTAGAATTATCGTTTAATATGTAAAATAAATACTTATTAAAACAATAATAAGAGGCTTTTGACAGGTTATCTAAACGAAAGCTACAAAAAGAATACATACTATGGAGTATAGAAAATTAACTGAATCTGAAATCTTAGCACTACAAAGTCAAGGGTGTGCTTGCGACAATTGGGACAATGTATCTGTTCATCACCAATTCAACACAACCTATATCTGTCAGGTAAATTTTTCGGGAGAAATAAAACTTGGGGTTTACGAAAAAGAATTCACCCTTCCGGGAGGAATCAAGAAACATTCGGGAATCAAAAATGTCACGCTTCACAATTGTGAGATAGGCAATAATACCTTTATTTCGGACGTAAACAATTACATTGCAAATTATAAGATTGGAGATAATGTATTTATCCACAACTTAGAATTAATGTATGTCGATCATAATTCGTCTTTCGGCAATGGAATAGAAGTTACGGTTCTGAACGAAACAGGAGGGCGGGAAGTTATTATTCACGACAATCTGAGTGCTTCATTTGCCTATATTATGTCATTTTACCGACATCGTCCGGTATTGATTCATAAGATGCAGGAAATCGTAAAACTACATACACAAAATAACTCTTCTTCGATTGGAACCATCGGCAACAATGTGAAGATAATAAATACAGGCACGATCAAGAATGTGCGCATACACGATTATGCTACCATCGAAAGTACCTGCCATCTCGAAAACGGAACTATCAACAGTAACGAATACGACCCTGTACATATCGGATATAATGTAATGGCAAAAGATTTCATCATCAGCTCAGGTTCGCATGTCGAAGATGGAACGATGCTTACCCGTTGTTTTGTGGGTCAGGCGTGTCAATTGGGACATACGTATTCGGCTAGTGATTCGCTTTTCTTCAGTAATTGTCAGGGTGAAAACGGTGAAGCATGTGCTATCTTCGCTGGGCCATATACCGTTACGCACCATAAGTCTACTTTGCTGATTTCGGGAATGTATTCGTTTATGAATGCCGGTTCGGGTTCGAATCAAAGTAACCATATGTATAAATTGGGTCCTATCCATCAGGGGGTAATGGAGAGAGGCGGTAAAACTGCCAGTGATTCATACATTCTTTGGCCTGCCAAAATAGGGGCTTTCTCGTTGGTTATGGGACGTCATTACAGAAATTCGGATACATCCAAAATGCCGTTCTCATACCTAATAGAGCATGACGACGAAACAGTATTGGTACCCGGAGTCAACCTGCGTAGTGTAGGTACAATACGTGATGCACAGAAATTCCCGAAACGCGACAAGAGAAAAGATCCGCATAAACTCGATCAAATCAACTTTAATCTTCTCAGTCCTTATACTGTGCAGAAGATGTTTCAGGGAATCGAAGTTCTGAATGAACTGTTAAGCACTTGTGGTGAAGCATCGGTTCATTATACGTATCGCGGATGCCGTATCAAAGGCTCTTCGTTACGCAGTGGCTTGAAGTATTATGATATCGCTATCACTAAATTTTTGGGTAACTCTATTATATCCCGTCTAAGCAACTGCCCATGTAGCAACGATGAGGAAATCAGAGAATATCTGAAACCCGATAGTGATGCTGGATTAGATAAATGGCGCGACTTAGCAGGGCTTTTAGCTCCAAGTACCGAAATAGATAAACTTATTGATGATATAGAATCCGATAGACTGACCTGTATTAAGGATATAAATGCTGTTTTTGAAAGACTTCACAAAGATTACTATTCTCTGGAGTGGACTTGGGCATGGGATAAGATTCAGGAGTACTTTAATCTTTCTTTAGAGACAATTACAGCTAAAGACATTATCTCTATCGTTGAGAGATGGAAAGAGGCAGTCGTAAAACTCGATTGGATGATTTATGAGGATGCCCGTAAAGAATTCTCTTTGCCTACTCATACCAGTTTCGGGATGGATGGCGATAAAAAAGATCAAAAGATAGACTTCGAGCAAGTAAGGGGCATTTTCGAGAAAAACTCTTTTGTTGAAGCGGTTTTGGAGCATATCAAAGTGAAATCGAAGCTCGGTGAAGATATGATAGAACGGTTGTCGAAGAGTATCTAAAACAGATCGGATAAATAGATTCCCCGATTTTCATAAGTTGTCAGATTAATTTGAATTTGTATCTTTGCAGGACTAAATGCATATCTAACAACACATTATGAAATTTATCTATTTTGTCGCGACCCTATTACTCTTAACAGCCTGTGATCCATCGAGTAAAGCCCCATCTAAACAATTTTGGATGGACAACCCTACTGATAAGACAATTCAGGTTAAAATTGATTCGGTAGTTTATGATCTTCCGGCTAACTCAGGATTAACTGTAGAATTACTTGCAGGCAAACACTCCTTGGCATACAATGGCGAATCGGTTCAGTTTTTCGTAAAGCCTAACGATCAGGGATGCGTTATCAACCCGACATTAAGCAACTATGTTTTCTTCCACGAAATTTATATAGTAGAAGGCAAAGAGAAAGAAGGCAATGCAGAATATGAAAAAATGAGAGCGATCTATATGCACCCGTTCGAAATACAACCGGGAGATACAATAGATGTTCCTTTCCAAGTAATCAGCGACCAATTGTTTATTGAGCAATACGAATATTTCTGGCATCTGGGAATAACTGAGTCCTATAAAAATAATGCTAAAACCAGTGCGGACTTATCACGTGCATCGACTGCACCTCAGTCGAAACTATTCAGGGAAAATGACTTCTACAACTATGTCGGACGTGAGAATCTGCCCGAAGGTTTCGCTCTTAAACAAAGCAACTATAAATTAAGCGACTTAAAGCCTTTTGTATTTGTTGCGGATACTATAACTATTGACTGCGAACCTGCTCAAAAATATTTAGACCTGTATCGTAGCCGTTTCAAAGAGCTACTGAACAGTGATGCTGAACATTATCAGGCAAAATACGATACGATACGCTATTATACTAAGTTCCCTACAGAAGTAGAAAAAGAGTGTAGCCCACGTTACAACAAAGACAGAGTTAGCAGCGACAATGATATTGACAAGGCATCTGTTCGCATTGGTAAAAACCTAGAGAAACTAGGCGAGAAGAATGCTATTGTAATCAATTGATTCTATACAAAACCATATAATACAAAAAAGGTAGAGACTCATCAAATCTCTACCTTTTTTATATTATCAACTTTTAGTTATAGTACCCGATTGTGCTTTAATTTCATCCAAAGAGTATCCGCCTAATTTGGTATTTTCAAAATTCACGGCGTCTTCCATGTCGGCATCTTTAAAGTCTATATTATCCAGCAAGGTATCTTTAAAACTCACATGATGAAAGACTACATTCCAAAAATCGGAATGAGAAATACGCCCCTTAGAGAAAGAGGTATTCTTAATATGTGAGAGATCAAAAACCGTTTTATCGAAACTGCTTCCACTAAAATCGACTTCGTCAATAAAGGCATCCTCTAAATAACACGAAACAAAAGTCGCATTCTTAAAGCTCGATTTAATAAATTTTGTCCGCGAGAAATCGACATTGGCAATATACGACTCATCCAGATTAATGCCTTCCAAAACACAATCCGACAAATCGGTCATTAAATTACTATATACCTGCTTGTCATTTTTAAACAGAACCTTTACAATGGTTTGAATGACAATAGTAGGCTTTTTGTTGATTCTCCACGCTTTGCCATTTTCTTCATTCTGAATGGTATCGGTATTTTCGCGTACATAGGCACACAAAATATCCTGTATGATATTTACATACCCTCTCTGTCCTTTATCTCCTATTGAAGTCTCGAGTGCTATTTGATGCAAAGCATAAATTCCTGATAAAATAGAACTTACACTATCGCTCCCCAACAATGTTGCAGCATCCTTAAAACGGGTGTTAATCTGACCTCTTTCGTTAATATTATTCTGACGGGTCTGTTCGGCTACCCTCCTGTTATTAATCCACAAACCCAAAAGTACCAATGCACCTCCAAGTACGGTTGCTACTGTTCTGACATACTCACCCAAGGCAGTAGTTGTATCGCCAAAGAGTACAATATGGGCACCGAGTTTATAAAAAATAATCCCCAGAAGAATTGTTCCGAATATAATAATCAGAAAGATATACTTATAATAAAACTTCGAGATAGCTTTCTTATTCGTTTCTAATAGTGCTGCAAATGTTTTCGCTTTTTTCGACATGACTTTTATACAATCTTTATTACAAAGATAAATATATTAAGGACACAGACCTATTTACCTGTTTTCCCAGTAAAACAACTATAGC encodes:
- a CDS encoding DUF4954 family protein: MEYRKLTESEILALQSQGCACDNWDNVSVHHQFNTTYICQVNFSGEIKLGVYEKEFTLPGGIKKHSGIKNVTLHNCEIGNNTFISDVNNYIANYKIGDNVFIHNLELMYVDHNSSFGNGIEVTVLNETGGREVIIHDNLSASFAYIMSFYRHRPVLIHKMQEIVKLHTQNNSSSIGTIGNNVKIINTGTIKNVRIHDYATIESTCHLENGTINSNEYDPVHIGYNVMAKDFIISSGSHVEDGTMLTRCFVGQACQLGHTYSASDSLFFSNCQGENGEACAIFAGPYTVTHHKSTLLISGMYSFMNAGSGSNQSNHMYKLGPIHQGVMERGGKTASDSYILWPAKIGAFSLVMGRHYRNSDTSKMPFSYLIEHDDETVLVPGVNLRSVGTIRDAQKFPKRDKRKDPHKLDQINFNLLSPYTVQKMFQGIEVLNELLSTCGEASVHYTYRGCRIKGSSLRSGLKYYDIAITKFLGNSIISRLSNCPCSNDEEIREYLKPDSDAGLDKWRDLAGLLAPSTEIDKLIDDIESDRLTCIKDINAVFERLHKDYYSLEWTWAWDKIQEYFNLSLETITAKDIISIVERWKEAVVKLDWMIYEDARKEFSLPTHTSFGMDGDKKDQKIDFEQVRGIFEKNSFVEAVLEHIKVKSKLGEDMIERLSKSI
- a CDS encoding pentapeptide repeat-containing protein, with the protein product MSKKAKTFAALLETNKKAISKFYYKYIFLIIIFGTILLGIIFYKLGAHIVLFGDTTTALGEYVRTVATVLGGALVLLGLWINNRRVAEQTRQNNINERGQINTRFKDAATLLGSDSVSSILSGIYALHQIALETSIGDKGQRGYVNIIQDILCAYVRENTDTIQNEENGKAWRINKKPTIVIQTIVKVLFKNDKQVYSNLMTDLSDCVLEGINLDESYIANVDFSRTKFIKSSFKNATFVSCYLEDAFIDEVDFSGSSFDKTVFDLSHIKNTSFSKGRISHSDFWNVVFHHVSFKDTLLDNIDFKDADMEDAVNFENTKLGGYSLDEIKAQSGTITKS